Proteins found in one Siniperca chuatsi isolate FFG_IHB_CAS linkage group LG22, ASM2008510v1, whole genome shotgun sequence genomic segment:
- the LOC122869840 gene encoding uncharacterized protein LOC122869840: MMTSPTFVFYLTYLFLGKMAQMTDLSSSVLQESGFVSANIGDSITLLCFYEDGVEDVIFYWYKQTLGQKPRLISTNDMSNKKGIFYDEFKNNPRFTLDTEKGKNHLKISDLHISDSATYYCASSFSVKFEVEGTIVSVKGSGLNIQASVHQSASETIQPGGSVTLNCTVHTGTCDGEHSVYWFRNSEESHPGLMYTHGGRNDQCERKLNTQTHTCFYNLPLKSLNLSHAGTYYCAVASCGHILFGNGTKLDFEHEKDSLVLVYFLIGALTFTTILSVLLAFSLYIMSKRNNGQCRESFVRFSASSTTNAEDYNNEDNLHYAALRVNKASRSRKQRDDTEDECVYSRVKQ; the protein is encoded by the exons ATGATGACATCTCCAACGTTTGTTTTCTATCTGACATATTTGTTCTTGGGGAAAATGg CTCAGATGACTGATCTGTCCTCATCGGTTCTTCAAGAGAGTGGTTTTGTATCAGCTAATATTGGTGATAGCATAACTTTGCTATGTTTCTATGAAGATGGCGTAGAAGATGTAATATTTTATTGGTATAAGCAAACTCTGGGACAGAAACCAAGACTCATCTCTACCAATGACATGTCTaataaaaaaggcattttttatGATGAATTCAAGAACAATCCACGCTTCACATTGGATACtgaaaaaggtaaaaatcaCTTGAAGATCTCAGATTTACACATTTCAGACTCAGCTACATACTACTGTGCAAGTAGCTTTTCAGTCAAATTTGAAGTTGAGGGGACTATTGTCAGTGTAAAGGGTTCAGGTTTGAACATCCAAGCTTCGGTCCATCAGTCAGCATCTGAGACCATCCAGCCAGGAGGCTCTGTGACTCtgaactgtacagtacacactgggACCTGTGATGGAGAACACAGTGTTTACTGGTTCAGGAACTCTGAAGAATCTCATCCAGGACTCATGTACACCCATGGAGGCAGGAATGATCAGTGTGAGAGGAaactcaacacacaaacacacacctgtttctACAACTTGCCATTGAAGAGTCTGAATCTTTCTCATGCTGGGACCTACTACTGTGCTGTTGCCTCATGTGGACACATACTGTTTGGAAATGGGACCAAGCTGGACTTTGAAC ATGAGAAAGACTCTCTTGTCTTGGTGTATTTCTTGATTGGCGCTTTGACATTCACTACCATCCTGAGTGTTTTACTGGCTTTCTCACTGTACATTATGAGTAAGAGAAACAACGGCCAATGTAGAG aGTCTTTCGTGAGATTTTCTGCTTCCTCCACAACAAATGCAGAG GATTACAATAATGAGGATAATCTCCATTACGCTGCTCTAAGGGTAAACAAGGCCAGCAGATCAAGAAAACAGAGGGACGACACAGAAGATGAATGTGTGTACTCCCGTGTAAAGCAATAA
- the LOC122869841 gene encoding uncharacterized protein LOC122869841 isoform X2, producing the protein MMTSPTFVFYLTCLFLGKMAQMTNLFSSVRQESGFVSANVGESLTLRCFYEDDMVARYSWYKQTLGQKPRLISTFYMFDKNGKFYDECENNPRFTLDTEKGKNHLKISDLHISDSATYYCASSFSEIFEFAEGITVSVKGSGLNIQASVHQSASVTIQPGGSVTLNCTVHTGTCDGEHSVYWFRNSEESHPGLMYTHGGRNDQCERKPNTQTHTCFYNLPLTSLNLSHAETNYCAVASCGHILFGNRAKLDIKYEKDSLVLVYFLIGALTFTTILSVLLAFSLYIMSKRNSGQCRGLQK; encoded by the exons ATGATGACATCTCCAACGTTTGTTTTCTATCTGACATGTTTGTTCTTGGGGAAAATGg CTCAGATGACTAATCTGTTCTCATCAGTTCGTCAAGAGAGTGGTTTTGTATCAGCTAATGTTGGTGAAAGCTTAACTTTGCGATGTTTCTATGAAGATGACATGGTAGCAAGATATTCCTGGTACAAGCAAACTCTGGGACAGAAACCAAGACTCATCTCTACCTTCTACATGTTTgataaaaatggcaaattttATGATGAATGCGAGAATAATCCACGCTTCACATTGGATACtgaaaaaggtaaaaatcaCTTGAAAATCTCAGATTTACATATATCAGACTCAGCTACATACTACTGCGCAAGTAGCTTTTcagaaatatttgaatttgCAGAGGGCATTACTGTCAGTGTAAAGGGTTCAGGTTTGAACATCCAAGCTTCGGTCCATCAGTCAGCATCTGTGACCATCCAGCCAGGAGGCTCTGTGACTCtgaactgtacagtacacactgggACCTGTGATGGAGAACACAGTGTTTACTGGTTCAGGAACTCTGAAGAATCTCATCCAGGACTCATGTACACCCATGGAGGCAGGAATGATCAGTGTGAGAGGAaacccaacacacaaacacacacctgtttctACAACTTGCCACTGACGAGCCTGAATCTTTCTCATGCTGAGACCAACTACTGTGCTGTTGCCTCATGTGGACACATACTGTTTGGAAACAGGGCCAAGCTGGACATTAAGT ATGAGAAAGACTCTCTTGTCTTGGTGTATTTCTTGATTGGCGCTTTGACATTCACCACCATCCTGAGTGTTTTACTGGCTTTCTCACTGTACATTATGAGTAAGAGAAACAGCGGCCAATGTAGAG GATTACAAAAATGA
- the LOC122869841 gene encoding uncharacterized protein LOC122869841 isoform X1 — MMTSPTFVFYLTCLFLGKMAQMTNLFSSVRQESGFVSANVGESLTLRCFYEDDMVARYSWYKQTLGQKPRLISTFYMFDKNGKFYDECENNPRFTLDTEKGKNHLKISDLHISDSATYYCASSFSEIFEFAEGITVSVKGSGLNIQASVHQSASVTIQPGGSVTLNCTVHTGTCDGEHSVYWFRNSEESHPGLMYTHGGRNDQCERKPNTQTHTCFYNLPLTSLNLSHAETNYCAVASCGHILFGNRAKLDIKYEKDSLVLVYFLIGALTFTTILSVLLAFSLYIMSKRNSGQCRESCVRFSAPSATNAEDYKNEDNLHYAAVRVNKASRSRRQRDDTEDECVYSRVKQ; from the exons ATGATGACATCTCCAACGTTTGTTTTCTATCTGACATGTTTGTTCTTGGGGAAAATGg CTCAGATGACTAATCTGTTCTCATCAGTTCGTCAAGAGAGTGGTTTTGTATCAGCTAATGTTGGTGAAAGCTTAACTTTGCGATGTTTCTATGAAGATGACATGGTAGCAAGATATTCCTGGTACAAGCAAACTCTGGGACAGAAACCAAGACTCATCTCTACCTTCTACATGTTTgataaaaatggcaaattttATGATGAATGCGAGAATAATCCACGCTTCACATTGGATACtgaaaaaggtaaaaatcaCTTGAAAATCTCAGATTTACATATATCAGACTCAGCTACATACTACTGCGCAAGTAGCTTTTcagaaatatttgaatttgCAGAGGGCATTACTGTCAGTGTAAAGGGTTCAGGTTTGAACATCCAAGCTTCGGTCCATCAGTCAGCATCTGTGACCATCCAGCCAGGAGGCTCTGTGACTCtgaactgtacagtacacactgggACCTGTGATGGAGAACACAGTGTTTACTGGTTCAGGAACTCTGAAGAATCTCATCCAGGACTCATGTACACCCATGGAGGCAGGAATGATCAGTGTGAGAGGAaacccaacacacaaacacacacctgtttctACAACTTGCCACTGACGAGCCTGAATCTTTCTCATGCTGAGACCAACTACTGTGCTGTTGCCTCATGTGGACACATACTGTTTGGAAACAGGGCCAAGCTGGACATTAAGT ATGAGAAAGACTCTCTTGTCTTGGTGTATTTCTTGATTGGCGCTTTGACATTCACCACCATCCTGAGTGTTTTACTGGCTTTCTCACTGTACATTATGAGTAAGAGAAACAGCGGCCAATGTAGAG aATCTTGCGTGAGATTTTCAGCTCCCTCCGCAACAAATGCAGAG GATTACAAAAATGAAGATAATCTCCATTACGCTGCTGTAAGGGTGAACAAGGCCAGCAGATCAAGAAGACAGAGGGACGACACAGAAGATGAATGTGTGTACTCCCGTGTAAAGCAATAA